The following proteins come from a genomic window of Streptomyces sp. GS7:
- a CDS encoding sigma-70 family RNA polymerase sigma factor — translation MSEEILLAQRFEAERPQLRSVAYRMLGSLAESEDAVQEAWLKLSRTDVSDVKNLGAWLTTVVGRVCLDMLRSRTSRREDPLPEQEEQARIPDPVVSGLATVNPEQEILVADSVGIALMIVLETLSPAERLAFVLHDMFDVPFDEIAPVLGRTSASTRQLASRARRRVQDAAPPADPDTTRKRQVVNAFLTASRGGDFEALLTVLDPEVVARSDGGTLVPSVLRRGAADVASQAITFARFAADARLVLVNGTPGVVSFAEGRPLSVMSFTIRDGRITALDILTDPSRLTALGLTT, via the coding sequence GTGAGCGAAGAAATTCTTCTGGCCCAGCGTTTCGAGGCGGAGCGGCCCCAACTGCGTTCGGTGGCCTACCGGATGCTGGGGTCGCTCGCCGAGTCCGAGGACGCCGTCCAGGAGGCGTGGCTCAAGCTCAGCCGCACCGACGTGAGTGACGTGAAGAACCTCGGGGCCTGGCTCACCACGGTCGTCGGCCGGGTCTGCCTGGACATGCTGCGCTCCCGCACCTCGCGCCGCGAGGACCCTCTCCCCGAGCAGGAAGAACAGGCCCGGATACCGGATCCCGTCGTCAGCGGCCTGGCCACGGTCAACCCCGAGCAGGAGATCTTGGTCGCGGACTCGGTCGGCATCGCCCTCATGATCGTGCTGGAGACCCTTTCCCCCGCCGAGCGGCTGGCGTTCGTCCTGCACGACATGTTCGACGTGCCCTTCGACGAGATCGCGCCCGTCCTGGGCCGGACCTCCGCCTCCACCCGGCAGCTCGCCAGCCGCGCCCGCCGCCGCGTCCAAGACGCCGCCCCGCCCGCCGACCCGGACACCACGCGCAAGCGCCAGGTCGTCAACGCGTTCCTGACCGCCTCCCGCGGCGGTGACTTCGAGGCGCTGCTGACCGTCCTCGACCCCGAGGTGGTGGCGCGCTCCGACGGCGGCACGCTCGTCCCGAGCGTTCTGCGGCGCGGCGCGGCCGACGTGGCGTCCCAGGCGATCACCTTCGCCCGCTTCGCGGCCGACGCCCGCCTGGTACTGGTCAACGGCACACCCGGGGTGGTGTCCTTCGCCGAAGGCCGACCGCTGTCGGTCATGTCGTTCACCATCCGGGACGGCCGGATCACCGCACTGGACATCCTCACCGACCCCTCACGCCTGACCGCCCTCGGCTTGACCACCTGA
- a CDS encoding carboxymuconolactone decarboxylase family protein gives MLNAAITTTARMKNPAMVLPDAMKGIQNIYKAMYQGGVAPQILELVHLRASQINGCSACVFAGVAGARKHGETDERLHAVAAWREAPFFTGEERAALALTEAATRIADRSGKAVPDAIWDEAADHFNEEQLSAIILMIGLTNFFNRLNTTIEEPAGTSWN, from the coding sequence ATGTTGAACGCCGCCATCACGACCACCGCCCGCATGAAGAACCCCGCGATGGTTCTGCCGGACGCCATGAAGGGCATCCAGAACATCTACAAGGCCATGTACCAGGGCGGCGTCGCGCCGCAGATCCTGGAACTGGTCCACCTGCGGGCCAGTCAGATCAACGGCTGTAGTGCCTGCGTGTTCGCCGGCGTGGCGGGCGCCAGGAAGCACGGGGAGACCGACGAGCGGCTGCACGCGGTGGCCGCCTGGCGCGAGGCCCCGTTCTTCACCGGCGAAGAGCGTGCCGCCCTGGCGCTGACCGAGGCCGCCACCCGGATCGCCGACCGCTCCGGCAAGGCCGTCCCCGACGCGATCTGGGACGAGGCAGCGGACCACTTCAACGAGGAGCAGCTCTCCGCGATCATCCTGATGATCGGCCTCACCAACTTCTTCAACCGCCTCAACACCACGATCGAGGAGCCGGCCGGCACCTCCTGGAACTGA